In Nostoc sp. GT001, a genomic segment contains:
- the fni gene encoding type 2 isopentenyl-diphosphate Delta-isomerase produces the protein MNAPTNISAQTQNRKADHIRICLEEDVQCDRITNGLERYRFTHSCLPELNHDDIDISTTFLGKHLDAPLLISSMTGGTEQAAIINQRLAQVAQHYKIAMGVGSQRVAVEKPQVADTFAVRKYAPDVLLLANLGAVQLNYKYGLDECLRVVDILEADALILHINPLQECIQPKGDTNFRGLLDKISILCSKLPVPVIAKEVGNGISAAIANKLIAAGVAAIDVVSAGGTSWAKVESERAENPLQRRLGRTFADWGLPTAECITTIRAIAPDVPLIASGGLRHGLDVAAAIALGADIAGLAMPFLQAAATSETAVAELAEVLIAEITTVLFCTGNATLYQLKHSGSLQRIE, from the coding sequence GTGAACGCCCCTACCAATATCTCTGCACAAACTCAAAATCGCAAAGCCGATCACATTCGCATCTGCTTAGAAGAAGATGTTCAGTGCGATCGAATCACCAATGGACTAGAACGTTATCGCTTCACCCATTCTTGCTTACCCGAATTGAACCACGACGATATTGATATCAGTACAACTTTTTTGGGGAAACACCTTGACGCACCCTTATTAATTTCTTCCATGACTGGCGGAACAGAACAAGCCGCAATCATTAACCAACGTTTGGCCCAAGTAGCACAACACTACAAAATTGCAATGGGTGTCGGTTCCCAGCGCGTAGCGGTGGAAAAACCCCAGGTGGCTGATACTTTTGCTGTCCGCAAGTATGCCCCTGACGTTCTGCTACTTGCAAACTTGGGGGCTGTGCAACTTAACTACAAGTACGGCTTAGATGAATGTTTGCGGGTAGTTGATATCTTAGAGGCTGATGCCCTGATTTTACACATTAACCCTTTACAAGAGTGCATTCAACCCAAAGGTGACACTAATTTTCGGGGTTTGCTTGACAAGATTTCTATATTATGCTCAAAATTACCAGTACCCGTGATTGCAAAGGAAGTTGGTAACGGCATTTCAGCAGCGATCGCCAACAAACTCATCGCCGCTGGAGTAGCAGCAATTGATGTCGTTAGTGCGGGCGGTACTTCTTGGGCAAAAGTAGAAAGCGAACGGGCAGAAAATCCATTGCAGCGTCGCCTAGGAAGGACGTTTGCCGATTGGGGTTTACCAACAGCAGAGTGCATTACAACTATTAGAGCGATCGCACCAGATGTGCCCTTAATTGCTTCGGGAGGTTTGCGTCATGGATTGGATGTTGCAGCTGCGATCGCCTTGGGAGCAGATATAGCTGGTTTAGCAATGCCTTTCTTACAAGCAGCAGCAACATCAGAGACAGCAGTAGCCGAACTCGCTGAAGTATTAATCGCTGAAATCACCACAGTCTTATTTTGTACTGGCAATGCCACCTTGTATCAGTTAAAGCACTCTGGCAGTTTACAGCGCATAGAATAA
- the sppA gene encoding signal peptide peptidase SppA, with amino-acid sequence MRNFIKQTFASLVGTLLGLIIFAGLGTTGLFLLILAASSSKDTGPNVKNKSVLVFDLSMKITDGEPSSGQLFQNTISGVDEDRMALRKVVETLEKARRDPRIVGIYLDATNTSQAGNVGYASLKEIRKALEEFRAAGKKIVAYGSDWSEKEYYVSSVADSIVLNPLGMMEVNGLSSQPMFLTGALQKYGIGVQVVRVGKFKGAVEPFILNKLSPENREQTQKLLDDVWGEWRTAVGGSRKIEPNKLQAIADNQSLLEATQAKTSGLVDQVQYPDEVVADLKKFTNSDKEDKTFRQISLSSYAQVSGKSLGVERNSKNQIAVVYAEGEIVDGKGEDGQVGGDRFAKIFNRLRQDKDVKAVVLRINSPGGSATAAEVMQREVKLTREVKPVVVSMGDVAASGGYWIASDSNRIFAEPNTITGSIGVFGVLFNGEKLANNNGITWDSVKTGRYADSQTVSRPKSPQELEIYQRSVNRIYSMFLNKVSQGRKLPEQKVAEIAQGRVWSGEAAKEIGLVDEIGGLNTAIAYTAKQAKLGEDWEVQEYPRTSSFGERFFGRATEEARTALGIEGAQLKSANPLTAEFQKLQQEVEILQKMNDPQGVYARLPFNLKIE; translated from the coding sequence ATGCGTAATTTTATCAAACAAACTTTTGCTAGTTTAGTTGGCACTTTACTAGGACTAATTATTTTCGCTGGTCTGGGAACCACTGGACTGTTCTTGCTGATATTGGCTGCTAGCTCGTCTAAAGATACTGGGCCAAATGTGAAAAATAAGTCAGTGTTGGTTTTTGACTTGTCAATGAAAATTACTGATGGCGAGCCTAGTTCAGGGCAACTGTTTCAAAACACAATATCAGGTGTCGATGAAGATAGAATGGCACTCCGCAAAGTTGTAGAAACTTTGGAAAAGGCGCGACGCGATCCGCGCATTGTCGGGATCTACTTGGATGCAACTAACACAAGCCAAGCTGGTAATGTTGGCTATGCCTCTCTAAAAGAAATTCGGAAAGCGCTAGAGGAGTTTCGCGCTGCGGGAAAAAAGATTGTTGCCTATGGCAGTGATTGGAGTGAAAAGGAATATTACGTGAGTTCAGTGGCAGATTCCATTGTCCTTAATCCTCTGGGAATGATGGAAGTCAACGGTTTGAGTTCACAACCAATGTTCTTAACGGGAGCATTACAGAAGTATGGCATTGGTGTTCAAGTCGTGCGAGTCGGGAAATTTAAGGGAGCCGTTGAACCGTTTATTCTCAACAAGTTGAGTCCAGAAAACCGCGAACAAACTCAGAAATTGTTGGATGATGTTTGGGGAGAGTGGCGCACTGCTGTCGGCGGAAGTCGGAAAATTGAACCCAATAAGTTGCAAGCGATCGCAGATAATCAATCTTTACTAGAAGCCACACAAGCCAAAACTAGCGGTTTAGTCGATCAAGTACAATACCCCGATGAAGTTGTCGCTGACTTGAAAAAGTTTACAAATAGCGATAAAGAAGACAAAACATTTCGACAAATTAGCCTGAGTAGCTACGCACAAGTTTCTGGTAAATCTTTGGGTGTAGAACGTAACTCCAAAAATCAAATTGCCGTTGTTTATGCTGAGGGCGAGATTGTCGATGGTAAAGGAGAAGATGGGCAAGTAGGAGGCGATCGCTTTGCGAAAATCTTCAACAGACTACGACAAGATAAAGATGTGAAGGCTGTTGTATTACGAATTAATAGTCCTGGTGGTAGCGCTACCGCAGCCGAAGTCATGCAGCGAGAAGTGAAATTAACTCGTGAGGTAAAACCAGTTGTAGTATCAATGGGTGATGTCGCCGCCTCTGGTGGTTATTGGATTGCTAGCGACTCTAATCGCATTTTTGCCGAACCAAATACCATTACAGGCTCAATAGGTGTGTTTGGGGTGCTATTCAATGGGGAAAAGCTGGCCAATAATAATGGTATTACTTGGGATTCGGTGAAAACCGGGCGCTATGCTGATAGTCAAACAGTTTCGCGTCCGAAATCGCCTCAAGAGTTAGAAATTTATCAGCGCAGTGTTAACCGGATTTATAGTATGTTTCTGAATAAAGTTTCTCAAGGTCGGAAACTCCCAGAACAAAAAGTAGCAGAAATTGCCCAAGGAAGGGTTTGGTCGGGTGAGGCAGCCAAAGAAATTGGTTTAGTGGATGAAATTGGTGGTTTGAATACTGCGATCGCATACACTGCCAAACAAGCGAAACTAGGAGAAGACTGGGAAGTGCAAGAATATCCTCGCACTAGCAGCTTCGGAGAACGCTTTTTTGGGCGGGCAACAGAAGAGGCGCGGACTGCTTTAGGCATTGAGGGGGCGCAACTCAAATCAGCCAATCCCCTCACCGCTGAATTTCAGAAATTACAACAGGAAGTAGAGATTCTGCAAAAGATGAACGATCCGCAAGGAGTTTACGCCCGTTTGCCTTTTAACTTGAAGATTGAGTAA
- a CDS encoding P-aminobenzoate N-oxygenase AurF has translation MEKTIHRKLQINHTRNKQQDHTALMDEAVSNFRYEDCQNEYWNPEEFSLLYGTPLWEQSSQHQRIILNQLYWVAYYSQIVSAEIATIFFNQTSAAGLYAQEDFRLICDTLDLESAQERSHINAFRTIAKEVEQALFGELIFTYPMRGPFTETMVYADTNALKTWWKKIQLQYFGLISANNTFLACQYFTVRGVRTLNGKLVQHKLSNYYQKHPHPEAAPIPAKVSYYHFMDESFHFNSSTIISHDVVTCLKPPTAFERLVANLGLLGCQRDHFHFSAAINGIFWYDPALYGKIYRVLRSPIFEMSDNDAKEMMRCCFTEESEGLQRSFSTHQEAMKSYQVYIENLDYLWQRNRDMSLMATNSISRYLATQKMAFQGFENRRDLFLAHAETQHFSTRGCARSEAMPQALRLRSVTGAERNGKVLFR, from the coding sequence ATGGAAAAAACTATTCATCGCAAATTACAAATTAACCACACCCGCAACAAACAGCAAGATCATACTGCTTTAATGGATGAAGCAGTTAGCAATTTTCGCTACGAAGATTGTCAAAACGAGTATTGGAACCCAGAGGAATTTTCCCTCCTATATGGTACACCTTTATGGGAACAGTCCAGTCAACATCAGCGTATAATTTTAAACCAACTTTACTGGGTAGCTTACTACTCACAAATTGTTTCTGCGGAAATTGCCACTATCTTTTTCAATCAAACCAGTGCAGCCGGACTTTACGCCCAAGAGGATTTTCGCTTAATCTGCGATACCTTAGATTTGGAATCCGCCCAAGAGCGATCGCACATTAACGCCTTCCGCACAATTGCCAAAGAGGTTGAACAAGCGTTGTTTGGGGAACTTATCTTTACCTACCCCATGCGCGGCCCCTTTACAGAAACGATGGTTTATGCTGACACCAATGCCCTAAAAACTTGGTGGAAAAAAATTCAACTTCAATACTTTGGGCTGATTTCTGCGAATAATACTTTTTTGGCTTGTCAGTATTTTACAGTCCGGGGAGTGCGGACACTAAACGGCAAGTTAGTACAGCACAAACTCAGCAATTATTATCAAAAGCATCCCCATCCTGAAGCTGCTCCAATTCCGGCTAAAGTCTCCTATTATCACTTTATGGATGAAAGCTTTCACTTCAATAGTTCGACAATTATATCTCACGATGTTGTCACTTGCCTTAAGCCACCGACTGCTTTTGAGCGACTGGTGGCTAATTTAGGATTGCTAGGATGTCAGCGCGATCATTTTCATTTTTCGGCTGCGATAAACGGGATTTTTTGGTACGATCCGGCGCTGTATGGCAAGATTTATCGGGTGTTGCGATCGCCTATTTTTGAGATGAGTGACAATGATGCTAAAGAAATGATGCGGTGTTGTTTTACGGAGGAGTCGGAAGGATTGCAGCGCAGTTTCTCAACTCATCAGGAGGCAATGAAATCTTATCAGGTGTATATTGAAAATCTCGATTATCTTTGGCAACGTAATCGGGATATGTCGCTGATGGCTACTAATTCAATTTCTCGATATTTGGCGACTCAAAAAATGGCTTTTCAAGGTTTTGAAAACCGAAGGGATTTATTTTTAGCTCACGCAGAGACGCAGCACTTCTCTACAAGAGGCTGCGCCCGAAGCGAAGCTATGCCGCAGGCTTTACGACTACGCTCAGTGACCGGCGCAGAGAGGAATGGAAAAGTGTTGTTTAGGTAA
- a CDS encoding Uma2 family endonuclease has translation MVLQTEKRYYTPEEYLELEEKAEYKNEYRDGEIIPMTGGTTNHNKIALNFCRKFPLTVQGQAYDIYMADVKVSIPRYRLYTYPDIIVIKGKPIYEGTGTTTITNPLLIVEVLSNSTKNYDKTDKFKYYRSIPGFQEYIMIDQYSFAVEQFAKQAEGQWIFKEYESEDAFLVLDSIDFQIALRDLYERVNFELIEE, from the coding sequence ATGGTTTTACAAACAGAAAAGCGTTATTACACCCCAGAAGAATATTTGGAATTAGAAGAGAAAGCTGAATATAAAAATGAATACAGAGATGGAGAAATTATACCTATGACAGGGGGAACAACTAACCACAACAAAATTGCACTTAATTTTTGTCGCAAGTTTCCCCTGACAGTGCAAGGTCAAGCTTATGACATATATATGGCTGATGTTAAAGTATCAATACCCCGTTATCGCCTTTATACTTATCCTGATATTATAGTCATCAAAGGTAAGCCTATTTATGAGGGAACAGGTACAACAACTATTACCAATCCCTTATTAATTGTTGAAGTCTTATCAAATTCAACTAAAAATTATGACAAAACAGATAAGTTTAAATATTATCGTTCGATTCCTGGTTTTCAAGAATATATTATGATTGACCAGTATAGTTTTGCTGTGGAACAATTTGCCAAGCAAGCAGAAGGTCAATGGATTTTCAAGGAATATGAAAGTGAAGATGCATTTTTAGTCTTAGATTCTATCGATTTTCAAATTGCCTTGCGTGATCTTTACGAACGGGTGAATTTTGAGTTGATTGAGGAATAA
- a CDS encoding 2Fe-2S iron-sulfur cluster-binding protein — protein sequence MADFCKIYFPGSDFVPVTLECHENLSEHLTIQNSPVLFGCRTGICGTCLVEVIGDILPPQSDEQEMLETLAANHSHARLACQVDVTGNVEIWRLEV from the coding sequence ATGGCTGACTTCTGTAAGATATACTTTCCGGGAAGTGATTTTGTTCCTGTCACTCTGGAATGTCATGAAAATTTGTCTGAACATCTCACGATTCAGAATTCACCTGTTTTATTTGGTTGTCGGACTGGTATTTGTGGCACTTGTTTAGTTGAGGTTATTGGTGATATTCTTCCTCCTCAATCTGATGAACAAGAAATGCTGGAAACTTTAGCAGCTAATCATTCTCATGCGCGGTTAGCTTGTCAGGTTGATGTTACAGGTAATGTTGAAATTTGGAGACTGGAAGTGTAA